The Peribacillus sp. FSL E2-0218 genome contains a region encoding:
- a CDS encoding phage/plasmid primase, P4 family, with protein MKDNPYNFNEIPAELKALPQWLLWRSETRNNKPTKVPYQVNGDMAQANNRRTWSTFATAVKFYLEGDYDGIGFVFSRQDNYIGIDIDKCVVDGKTNTLSTEIIDTLDSYTEFSPSGTGVHIIIKGNLPQTVLGTGRKNTKHGLEIYSYGRYFSFTGNRENSNDVYERTDEIAEVFEQYFDDSDIQGRVNLAEFEKDEITITNDALWGRIFRSKNGDEIRSLFNGNLINNDHSASDLSLCNHLAFWTGKSATRMDTMFRESALMRDKWDVIHFRDTNETYGERTIATAISATSTTILDNKEQFAEFSFDFHNVEKEVVVDKPKKKFRLTELGNAERIAYEYGHVIKYVSDIGWFIWDGKRWKVDNKKEIERITAKVLRSLYKSEDESESKWARMCERRNIRMNSIKDLMPLVPAEREDFDKNKFLLNVENGIIDLKTGYLQPHDRELGITKISNVEFNENAKHPTWSNFLDQIFKGDKELIEYMQRLVGYSLTGDISEQSMYFLVGDGSNGKSTFVNTIKKLMGDYGSQTKSDTFIKKKDTGANNDIARLVNSRFVSAVESEEGEKLQESLVKTITGGEPILARFLRQEYFEFIPEFKVFFTTNHKPIIGGVDDGIWRRVKIIPFTLNLKPHERDKKLEEKLSFEMSGVLNWAIEGCLKWQRLGLQDPKVVTDATGNYKEEMDILAPFLGEICYIDEPKNEAIKIEAKELYNVYDNWCFKSGERTLGNRSFYRMLETKGFGKLKGAGNKTYLTGITLKERMPVTKEVTETEQNSFFKVIK; from the coding sequence ATGAAAGACAATCCATACAATTTCAACGAAATCCCTGCCGAATTAAAAGCCCTTCCTCAATGGCTTTTGTGGAGATCAGAAACGCGAAATAACAAACCAACAAAGGTGCCATATCAAGTAAATGGAGATATGGCCCAGGCGAATAATAGACGTACTTGGTCAACATTTGCAACAGCAGTCAAATTCTACTTAGAAGGCGACTATGACGGCATAGGGTTTGTATTTAGCCGGCAGGACAATTACATCGGAATCGATATCGATAAGTGTGTTGTGGATGGAAAGACTAATACCCTTTCAACTGAAATTATCGATACGTTAGACAGTTATACGGAGTTCTCTCCTTCTGGTACAGGAGTCCACATCATTATTAAAGGGAACTTACCACAAACTGTTTTAGGGACCGGACGAAAGAACACTAAACACGGTTTAGAAATTTACTCATATGGGCGTTACTTCAGTTTCACTGGTAATCGTGAAAATTCCAACGACGTATATGAGCGTACAGATGAAATTGCTGAAGTATTTGAGCAATATTTCGATGACAGTGATATCCAAGGCCGGGTCAACTTAGCTGAATTTGAGAAAGACGAAATCACTATTACAAACGATGCTTTATGGGGGAGAATCTTCCGAAGCAAAAACGGAGATGAAATACGTTCATTATTCAATGGGAATCTGATAAATAACGATCATTCTGCCAGTGATCTATCCCTATGTAATCACCTTGCATTTTGGACTGGCAAATCCGCAACACGAATGGATACTATGTTTCGTGAATCAGCTCTTATGCGTGATAAATGGGATGTTATCCATTTTAGAGATACAAATGAAACGTATGGCGAACGAACGATAGCAACAGCCATTTCTGCCACCTCTACAACAATATTAGATAACAAGGAACAATTCGCAGAATTCTCTTTTGACTTCCACAATGTTGAGAAAGAAGTTGTAGTGGATAAGCCAAAAAAGAAATTCCGTTTAACTGAACTTGGTAACGCAGAACGGATTGCATATGAATATGGTCATGTCATTAAATACGTTAGCGATATAGGTTGGTTCATATGGGATGGGAAACGGTGGAAGGTAGACAATAAAAAAGAAATTGAGCGCATAACAGCCAAAGTTTTGCGCAGCCTTTATAAATCTGAGGATGAATCAGAATCAAAATGGGCCCGGATGTGTGAAAGAAGAAATATTCGAATGAATAGCATTAAAGATTTAATGCCACTTGTTCCAGCTGAACGTGAAGATTTCGACAAAAATAAATTTTTATTAAATGTTGAAAATGGAATTATTGATTTGAAAACTGGGTATCTTCAGCCGCATGATCGTGAGCTTGGAATAACGAAAATCTCAAATGTTGAATTTAATGAAAATGCCAAACATCCAACTTGGTCAAATTTCTTAGATCAAATATTTAAGGGTGACAAAGAATTGATTGAATATATGCAACGGCTTGTCGGCTACTCGCTAACAGGGGACATATCAGAGCAATCAATGTATTTCTTAGTCGGCGATGGCTCAAATGGTAAATCGACATTTGTAAATACAATCAAAAAGTTAATGGGCGATTACGGATCTCAAACAAAATCAGATACGTTCATTAAGAAAAAAGATACTGGTGCAAATAATGATATCGCCAGGTTAGTAAATTCAAGGTTTGTTTCGGCCGTAGAGTCAGAGGAAGGCGAAAAATTGCAGGAATCTCTTGTAAAGACAATTACTGGTGGAGAACCAATTTTAGCTCGGTTTTTAAGACAAGAGTATTTTGAGTTCATTCCAGAATTTAAGGTTTTCTTTACAACAAATCATAAGCCGATTATTGGAGGAGTAGACGATGGTATTTGGAGACGTGTAAAAATCATCCCATTTACTCTAAATCTAAAACCACATGAGCGTGATAAAAAGTTGGAGGAAAAATTGTCATTTGAAATGTCTGGGGTTTTAAATTGGGCGATTGAGGGTTGCTTGAAGTGGCAGAGGTTAGGGCTGCAAGACCCGAAAGTCGTAACAGATGCAACAGGTAACTACAAAGAAGAAATGGATATTTTAGCGCCATTCTTGGGTGAAATTTGTTACATTGATGAGCCGAAAAATGAAGCAATCAAAATCGAAGCGAAAGAATTATACAACGTTTATGACAATTGGTGCTTTAAATCAGGTGAACGCACATTAGGGAACAGATCATTTTATCGAATGTTAGAAACAAAAGGTTTCGGTAAATTGAAGGGTGCTGGCAATAAAACGTATTTAACAGGAATTACCTTGAAAGAAAGAATGCCAGTTACTAAAGAGGTTACTGAAACTGAACAAAACAGCTTTTTTAAGGTCATTAAATAA
- a CDS encoding ERCC4 domain-containing protein: MISYHYSDAELNKILKTITIVVDTRENVNGHILDYLRQKDIPVRIQKLDTGDYGCMIPKNPDLGIGRDIYLSSRVERKAHIDEITGNLQKDTQTAFENELIRSKDIPFTLIVEDLNGYEKMLKGKYRSKYNPLALLGRLNTFKAKYNFEIVYLDQKFSGNWIYHHFYYQAKHYLRTGAF; the protein is encoded by the coding sequence TTGATTTCCTACCATTACTCAGATGCGGAATTAAATAAAATCTTAAAAACAATAACGATCGTTGTTGATACCCGTGAAAATGTAAACGGTCATATATTGGATTATTTGCGCCAAAAAGATATCCCAGTAAGAATTCAAAAACTGGACACTGGTGATTATGGCTGCATGATACCCAAAAATCCAGATTTGGGAATAGGGCGCGACATTTATTTAAGCAGTCGAGTAGAACGTAAAGCTCATATCGACGAAATTACAGGAAATCTTCAAAAAGATACACAAACAGCTTTTGAAAATGAATTAATTCGTTCTAAAGACATTCCCTTTACTTTAATTGTGGAGGATTTGAACGGATATGAAAAAATGCTGAAAGGAAAATATCGATCCAAATATAATCCATTAGCTTTACTCGGAAGACTAAATACTTTCAAAGCAAAATACAACTTTGAAATTGTTTATTTAGATCAAAAATTCAGTGGGAATTGGATATATCACCATTTTTATTATCAGGCAAAACATTATCTTAGGACCGGTGCTTTTTGA